Proteins from one Cryptomeria japonica chromosome 4, Sugi_1.0, whole genome shotgun sequence genomic window:
- the LOC131032892 gene encoding desmethylxanthohumol 6'-O-methyltransferase, which yields MAMGAGEFEQAVENIYSFVPTLVLKSAILLNIPDIIANAGPNASLTLAQIAEKLPTKTPNLHSLSRILKYLSFRGIFVQTQTGQNPSDPRYSLTDSAKMFYVRENNPASLVPLLLMLTHPVLMAPWQHLHESVLQDCNAFEKAHGKDLWTYEKEDPTVNDVFNNSMSTITILLMGKILSGYDGFKEVKTLVDVGGGKGTALAHIVKAYPHIHGINFDLPHVVQTAPSVPGIENVGGSMFDSIPSADAIFFKNVLTDWDDESCIKILQNCHKALPKSGRLILAEIMTAEDSNSYKSIEIVFDLVMIALANGGKERSIHELMKLLQLSNFNVVKIVELPGLSKLKIIEAIKV from the exons ATGGCAATGGGTGCAGGAGAGTTTGAGCAAGCTGTAGAAAATATTTACTCGTTTGTTCCCACCCTTGTTCTCAAATCAGCCATACTCCTCAATATTCCTGATATCATCGCAAATGCAGGCCCCAATGCATCCCTCACTCTTGCCCAGATCGCAGAAAAACTCCCCACTAAAACTcccaatctgcattctctttctcGCATTCTCAAATATCTCTCATTCAGAGGAATTTTTGTCCAAACCCAGACGGGCCAGAATCCAAGTGATCCTCGATACAGTCTCACTGATTCTGCCAAGATGTTTTATGTTAGGGAGAATAATCCAGCAAGCCTTGTGCCACTCCTCCTCATGCTCACACACCCGGTCTTAATGGCGCCATGGCAGCATCTTCATGAAAGTGTGCTGCAAGACTGCAATGCATTCGAGAAGGCTCATGGAAAGGACTTGTGGACATACGAGAAGGAAGACCCGACTGTCAACGACGTTTTCAACAATTCCATGTCGACGATTACAATTCTTCTAATGGGAAAAATCCTGAGCGGCTATGAcggtttcaaggaggttaaaacTTTGGTTGATGTGGGAGGAGGAAAAGGAACGGCTTTGGCACACATTGTGAAGGCTTATCCCCACATCCATGGAATTAATTttgatcttcctcatgttgttcaGACTGCCCCATCAGTTCCAG GTATCGAGAACGTGGGTGGCAGTATGTTTGATAGCATACCCTCAGCAGATGCCATATTTTTTAAG AATGTATTGACAGACTGGGATGACGAGAGCTGCATAAAGATACTTCAAAATTGCCACAAGGCTTTGCCTAAAAGTGGACGACTGATACTGGCAGAAATCATGACGGCAGAAGACTCAAATTCCTATAAATCTATTGAAATAGTTTTCGATCTGGTTATGATTGCCCTTGCAAACGGAGGAAAAGAGAGGAGCATACATGAATTGATGAAACTgcttcaactttcaaatttcaacgTAGTGAAGATAGTGGAGTTACCTGGACTTTCAAAGTTGAAGATTATTGAAGCAATCAAGGTTTAA